A single window of Leptolyngbya ohadii IS1 DNA harbors:
- a CDS encoding Ycf66 family protein — MLAYILAIAVALASLGLYLAAFLLPEVHRKYDLLWSGVGLFYALVLWVCAGRITGGVLLGQIASVSLIGWFGWQTLQLRFAEGESSRPGERVAVKPFPDAATNPDSLVATVRSRIAQYRQRLRQNSDTSSILLNLDRLIEGIVQAFDRLRIWLSALMSTAISEAESPDPLTQPAESSASASRSPAPTIQPPEVIETSRPEVATVRIEVESVSIESPAAETPEPAAEWGDLEFDNDPDMETIDGSMESVSDALKRAGSRRSEGDRA, encoded by the coding sequence ATGCTTGCCTATATTCTGGCGATCGCCGTCGCATTAGCAAGCCTGGGTTTGTACCTCGCTGCCTTTCTGTTGCCGGAAGTGCATCGTAAATATGACCTGCTCTGGAGCGGTGTGGGTCTATTTTATGCGCTGGTGCTGTGGGTGTGTGCGGGGCGGATCACAGGTGGCGTACTGCTAGGACAAATTGCCAGCGTTTCCCTCATCGGCTGGTTTGGCTGGCAAACCCTTCAGCTTCGATTTGCAGAGGGGGAATCTTCTCGTCCGGGAGAGCGGGTGGCGGTTAAGCCGTTTCCTGACGCTGCAACAAATCCCGATTCGCTGGTCGCTACGGTTCGATCACGGATTGCCCAATATCGGCAGCGATTGCGCCAGAATTCCGACACTTCTTCCATCCTGCTAAACCTCGATCGCCTGATTGAAGGCATTGTGCAAGCATTCGATCGCCTGCGGATCTGGCTGAGTGCCCTCATGAGTACCGCCATCAGCGAAGCAGAATCTCCCGATCCGCTGACCCAGCCTGCTGAATCTTCTGCCTCTGCCAGCCGTTCCCCGGCACCGACCATTCAGCCCCCGGAAGTGATCGAAACCAGCCGTCCAGAAGTGGCAACGGTGCGGATTGAAGTAGAAAGCGTTTCGATTGAATCGCCTGCCGCAGAAACACCTGAACCAGCTGCCGAATGGGGCGATCTGGAATTTGACAATGATCCGGATATGGAAACGATCGATGGCTCGATGGAATCCGTTTCGGATGCGCTAAAGCGAGCGGGGTCACGGCGATCGGAGGGCGATCGGGCTTAA
- a CDS encoding homospermidine biosynthesis protein, protein MSNIISRKITPAPMPANLSVVDLIDGYFTAYNSARLREICHLLSREVMQEGVTVAVSLSGAMTPAGLGGSVLAPLMRHGMIDWMISTGANLYHDIHYGLGLDLYASHPFVDDVKLRQEGRIRIYDIVFGYDVLLETDAFIRELLKAEPFQKRMSTAEFHHLLGKYLYEVEQQLGLKHSCLLSTAYQCGVPIYTSSPGDSSIGMNVAALALEGYQLMIDPSLDVNETAAIAYAARQTESGEEGRSAAVIIGGGSPKNFLLQTQPQIHEVLGLEERGHDYFVQITDARPDTGGLSGATPSEAVSWGKVDPEELPSTIVCYTDSTIALPLISAYLINQCEPRPLKRLYDRRQEMLDTLRQDYLTALQNQPEQPTMAIAQTVREATKPEAIPTYPCGTPIRKEDRKKVGV, encoded by the coding sequence ATGTCGAACATTATCAGCCGCAAAATTACCCCTGCTCCGATGCCCGCCAACCTCAGCGTCGTAGACCTGATCGACGGGTACTTTACCGCCTACAACTCCGCCCGACTGCGCGAAATTTGCCATCTGCTGAGCCGCGAAGTGATGCAGGAAGGCGTTACCGTTGCCGTTAGCCTGTCGGGAGCCATGACCCCCGCCGGATTGGGTGGATCAGTCCTCGCCCCGCTGATGCGCCACGGCATGATCGACTGGATGATCAGCACCGGAGCCAATCTGTATCACGATATTCACTACGGACTCGGACTCGACCTCTACGCCAGCCATCCCTTTGTCGATGACGTAAAACTGCGCCAGGAGGGTCGGATTCGCATCTACGATATCGTGTTTGGCTACGATGTCCTGCTGGAAACCGATGCCTTTATCCGCGAACTGCTGAAGGCAGAACCGTTCCAGAAGCGCATGAGTACCGCAGAATTCCATCATCTGCTGGGCAAATACCTCTACGAAGTCGAGCAGCAGTTGGGCTTAAAGCATTCCTGCCTCCTGTCCACGGCATACCAGTGCGGTGTTCCCATCTACACCTCCTCGCCGGGAGATAGCTCGATCGGCATGAACGTGGCAGCCCTGGCCCTAGAAGGCTATCAGCTCATGATCGATCCCTCCCTGGACGTGAACGAAACCGCAGCGATCGCCTATGCAGCTCGTCAAACTGAATCCGGTGAGGAAGGCAGGAGTGCAGCGGTAATTATCGGCGGCGGCAGTCCCAAAAACTTCCTGCTGCAAACCCAGCCGCAAATCCACGAAGTTCTGGGCTTGGAAGAGCGGGGACACGATTACTTCGTGCAAATCACCGATGCCCGTCCCGATACCGGCGGACTCTCCGGCGCAACCCCCTCCGAAGCAGTGAGCTGGGGCAAAGTTGATCCCGAAGAACTGCCCAGCACGATCGTCTGCTATACCGACAGCACGATCGCCCTGCCGCTAATCTCCGCCTACCTGATCAACCAGTGCGAACCCCGTCCGCTAAAGCGCCTTTACGATCGCCGCCAGGAAATGCTAGATACCCTGCGCCAGGACTACCTGACTGCTCTGCAAAACCAGCCGGAGCAACCGACAATGGCGATCGCCCAAACTGTCCGGGAAGCCACCAAGCCAGAAGCGATTCCAACCTACCCCTGCGGCACACCAATTCGGAAAGAAGACCGGAAGAAGGTGGGGGTGTAG
- a CDS encoding Arm DNA-binding domain-containing protein, with amino-acid sequence MITDVSRLPSLSLADKEYLPTISGVYFLLNKYGEVLYIGQSTNICDRWKSHGWSEDIREGLRIAWLAIPAKDLLLVIETALIAAFRPPYNKDFRGLKDDNGNELTPVIPYGEAVYRGLLKHRGKSPKGSVVVETDKGWLRLRWNHKGKRYSLALGLPDEETNREIAARKARIIQEDIKLSVFDKTLAKYRSGECS; translated from the coding sequence TTGATTACTGATGTTTCAAGACTTCCATCCCTTTCTCTTGCTGACAAGGAGTATCTTCCTACGATCTCCGGGGTGTATTTCCTGCTCAACAAGTATGGTGAGGTGTTGTACATAGGTCAGTCCACAAACATTTGCGACAGATGGAAGTCGCACGGATGGTCAGAAGACATCCGTGAGGGACTCCGAATTGCATGGCTTGCTATTCCCGCAAAAGACTTGCTTCTTGTGATTGAAACGGCTCTAATTGCTGCGTTTCGACCGCCCTACAACAAGGATTTCAGGGGGCTTAAGGATGATAACGGCAACGAGCTAACCCCAGTTATTCCCTACGGTGAAGCTGTCTACAGAGGCTTGCTAAAACATCGTGGGAAATCACCCAAAGGGTCTGTGGTTGTAGAGACAGACAAGGGCTGGTTGAGGTTGCGATGGAACCACAAAGGAAAGCGATATTCACTGGCTTTAGGACTACCAGATGAAGAAACCAACAGAGAAATCGCAGCCAGAAAAGCAAGGATTATTCAAGAAGACATCAAACTAAGCGTTTTTGATAAAACCCTTGCGAAATATAGATCAGGGGAGTGCAGTTGA